The [Eubacterium] siraeum genome contains a region encoding:
- a CDS encoding helix-turn-helix transcriptional regulator: MAKNVPKTTANTENNVYNQHKTTTCRITDEDEKNENTEPEKLLYVQQAQEFYHEPIENENSVFALIASGDINQLLESKLKYDADIESGKGQLSDDPLRNQIYHLVVCAAVVARTCIAAGMSEETAYTLSDIYIRRADICTSIEQVIELNNEMVMDYAVRMQRLRRTKRLSVPVRTAIKMISENTGKRLTVQQIADEAGYDRSHLHRLFKAEIGMGIHEYINASRINAAKGMLKDGTHTIADIASLLGFSSQSHFCRAFSEAVGVTPKEYKNGKLP, from the coding sequence ATGGCAAAAAATGTACCGAAAACCACTGCAAACACCGAAAATAACGTTTACAATCAGCATAAAACTACAACCTGTCGCATCACTGATGAAGATGAAAAAAATGAAAATACCGAACCCGAAAAGCTGCTCTATGTACAGCAGGCTCAGGAATTTTACCACGAGCCTATCGAAAATGAAAACTCGGTATTCGCTCTTATTGCATCAGGTGATATTAACCAATTATTAGAATCTAAGTTAAAATATGACGCTGATATTGAAAGCGGAAAAGGTCAGCTTTCGGACGATCCACTCCGCAATCAGATTTATCACCTTGTAGTCTGCGCCGCCGTAGTCGCCCGTACCTGCATAGCCGCAGGTATGTCTGAGGAAACCGCATATACTCTCAGCGACATATACATAAGACGAGCAGATATATGCACTTCTATTGAACAGGTTATAGAGCTTAATAACGAAATGGTAATGGATTATGCTGTCCGTATGCAACGGCTAAGACGTACAAAACGGCTCTCAGTGCCGGTTCGCACCGCTATAAAGATGATTTCCGAGAACACAGGAAAGCGCCTTACCGTACAGCAGATAGCCGATGAAGCAGGCTATGACCGCTCCCATCTGCACCGCCTTTTCAAAGCTGAGATCGGTATGGGCATCCACGAGTACATCAATGCCTCCCGTATAAATGCCGCAAAAGGTATGCTTAAGGACGGCACTCACACCATAGCTGACATCGCATCATTACTGGGTTTCTCATCACAGAGCCATTTCTGCCGTGCGTTCAGCGAGGCGGTCGGCGTTACCCCGAAGGAATACAAGAACGGTAAGCTTCCTTGA